Below is a window of Zingiber officinale cultivar Zhangliang unplaced genomic scaffold, Zo_v1.1 ctg61, whole genome shotgun sequence DNA.
CCTCCGAGTGCATTTATATACTCTTTTCAGAGGAGAAAGATGCTCGCCACTGTTTGTTGTCTTCACAAGGTTATGACAAGAATCCGCCTCTGTCCACTCTCTGGTCTCTGTCTTTTAGTTCCTTTACTCTTGGTGCCTTTCATTTCATGCTAAAGAATGTCTTGCACTGCCATGGCAGTGGCTTTAAAGCTAAAAATTCAGCTTGTCTGGTCAAAGATTCATGCAGTAGACAGTAGTACCTCACTCCTTGGACCTTTTACTTAGCCTTTAATTTTCTTATTGCTTTGGAGACCTAGtcattgtattttatttttaaaaaaataaataattatttcttCAAGATCAGATTGATTACTATATAATGGTTGTTCtctataattaatatatatattataagaaACAGTGAATGATCATGCCATTACCAgctttaagaagaaaaaaagcTTAAGCTTTTCAGAAATGCATTTTTTATCAGAAAGCTACACCTACATTAATTGCCTATTCTGCGAGATGCATATTTTCTTCAGTAATTGCAGCCATAAAGCTAAGTGCTTATTTGTTGTTTGAATGGTCTAAAGATGAATATTTGATTATATACCTATGCAGGCCATATATCCCATTGGGAGAACCCTCTCATTATTCAGAAGACTACACAAACATTGTTTAACTGGTTTGTGTTCATAAGATCAATTTGATGGAATAGAGAATTTGAATCATATTACACTTGCAACTctgtgaagaagaaaaggaactgCTTTCAGTGGCAAGAGAATCATTCATATGAGATAACTATGTATGAAACCAAGATGTGTTCTCTTAAAAAACATTGCTAGCTAGCTGTTACTTTAGCAGAGCTGTAGTGCCTCATTTCATCACCAGAATTACAGAAACAATGAAAAGAGGTTTTTGAATTGCCACAAAGAAATCCATAGCAGTTGCTTAATGCATCGCGCTAGTATCTGATTCTTTCTATGGAAAACATTAATTTCTAGCTGCTTCTTGGCTAAAATCCTTCCATTCAAGTGTCATTCCAAATTCCACGTAGTGGCAATCTTAAGGAGCTCCTAATTAAGAAGTAGAGTTTCAGAAGATTATGCTAACCAACTTCAATTGGACAGGCCTTAACAGTGTTAGGTATGAaagttttgtttttatgacagATCTCGCTGATGGTGGGTGATTAAGATGGGCATATGTTCCCTCTTATTTCTTGCTCAGTGGATGTCTACACCGAGAACATAGTTGCAGTGAGAAGATAAGTACTATAACCTTTCAGATTTAAGTAATGGTTAATTCTCTgagaattaatatatatatatattagctaATTGATAATAGGCTCTATGTCAAGGATGGGTACCTCCTTGAGTTAAACCTTCAAGCTACACTCTGAAAACATCTTGTGTCAGCATCTTTATTCTCTATAATTCTCATGATGATTAacataagtatatatatatatatatatatatatatatatatataatttatcaaTTTTTGCTAATATCACATTGAATAACTTATAATCTATGGTAGACATTAAAGCAGATTATATTTGTTCAAGCCACGTAACAAATACCATCAACCAGTGGTAATGATGCCATGAAGAAATTATTTCATTTAATAAGTATCATAATTCACAAGTTAATTCTAGGCAGATTTTTCTTAGGGTAAAGATTATTTTCGTAATTGAAAACTGTGACCAACTAGATTATCTAGATGACAATAACTTTCTCTTATGCCAAATCTCACTTCtttaatttgtaaaattttaaaaatattttttttaatgttaaactTTCAagcataatttattaaaaaataatatatttatctaatgaatatttttaattaaataaattaaattaaatttcattaagaaaatattgaaaatactaACTAATTTAgcaatgaataataaattattgtaatatattaatatacatttgaattgctatttttttatttatcaattttaacttcaATGAAAGGAagtgttggtgtaggaagcaccagaatcaaacctatattttaatgttgttaaaggtttaaagtcaagTTCTGTTGTGTTTTAATTTGATTACTAAGTGTGCAAGCTGAAGGACTTGACGGATTTAGAGGACTTGACATCAGGCTGAATTCCATTTAGGTTAGGAGGATCAGATAACTGGCAAAAAGTCTAAATAGGTCAGGGAGGACCAGATATCTAGCAGGAAATCCAATTGGGTCACTATGACCTAACAACTACTGGAGTCCAGATGGAGCATCTAGAAGGATGACTTGGTGGGTCAAACATCCAATCAAGTAAGTCTGCAAATGGTAAGTAAGATAAGCACTGGAGAAGAGAGATCCAGTAAGTATGAGTCCCAGTAGAATTATAGGTGCTAGTCCAacttaaactcattttaaaaatctaagttgagactaAAATTAGATTATAGTTTTGGTAAGGCGGGATATAATtcataaacataaaatatatatttgtaCTATCTCTATTTTGTAGGTAAGTTTGGTTATTTGAACTAACATGTTTTGAAGGAGTTTGAAGTGCAAAATTAAGCTCGAATGAATAGTACTCAAGACATCTTAGGTGAGAAGGGTGCCTTGACTGAAGCATTGAGGGTGCCTCGGATAACCGAGGAGCCCCAGAATAGACAAAGTTTGAGGATATAAGTTCGGCGGTGGAAGAACCTTAGGTGGAGGCGCCTAAGGTTATTGGAGGCATCTCAGGTTGATGCATTAGaggtagggctgtaaacaagccgagctttggggtgttcaagcttgtttgataagataaccgagccgagccgagccgagcttaaaatgaaccaagcttttgaaatgagtgttcaagcttggcttggtttattttttatgagcttgagcttgtttgaagcttggcttgagcttggttcgtttatatggtatcaagctctcaattcaagcttggcttgagcttagttcgagcttggcttgagcttggtttgagcttggttcgtttagatgttatcaagctctcaattcaagcttggcttgagcttggttcgagcttggcttgagcttggttcgtttagatgttatcaagctctcaattcaagcttgtttgattgtttgaaacttttaattatttgattggttattaagattgataatttaaatttatttattttattttattatttatttatcatattgaaaagaattttattaataaatattgttcgtgaacattgttcacgaacgttgttcacgaacattgttcacgaacgttgttcacgaacgttaacgagctgaacacatatgtgttcaagcttgtttgtttagcttaacgagctgttcaagcttgtttgtttaattaatctaatatatattgaacgaacataaacaagctcttaccaagccgaacaccaagcttgttcacgaacgcttggttcatttacagccctaattAGAGGCACCTAAGGTTGTTAGAGGCACCTCAGGTTGAGGCACTGGAAGTGCCCTAGGTTAGTGAGGGTGCCCCCAAGAGGATAATGATCGAAATTATCGAATCAGATCAATATGCATAAAGGCGCCCCCAATGCACGATAAAAGGAGTCTTCAGCCAGTGCTTTAAACATCAATTCTACTCTAAGTTTTAAATCATTTCTACTGCACCGACTCCTTACAATTGTTATGTTGCGACTCTACTACTCTGAATCTACGCTCAAACAATCTTCTATGACAAGAACAAAAATTATATCTATCTACAAGTGTTGATAACAATTTAAAGTTAAATTGTTAGTTATTATTAATTATACCTGCATAGGAAAATGTAAATTGTTACACTTTCCTCATTCTTATATTCAATATCTCTGTCCAAAGGTTCTTTAGGAGAAaatttagtgaattgcccaattgAAACTGTCCAAGAGATCGTGAGCTTGGagtagtgttttttttttcttttatgcaaTTCGTATTCTAATTTTTCTACTGCGTACTCGAGTTTtcgaaaagtttttaaaagacgaaaataaaagttttaaaaataaaattcacctTTACTCTTTCGTTCGTTTCGATCCTACAAGAAATTTTATCGTAACAGTAAAATTATTATTCTGTAACCTAAAGATAACATGTTcaagtagtgaatataacaatgACGTACAATAGACCCTTCTCCGAGAGCCCATATTAGTAGAAGCTTTGTACATCAAGCTGccttttatcaattttaacttcaataaagtatcaatcaaaattatttaaacaaaaatatttaactacggtgaattatatttaaaaaaaaatgtgtatGGTAACTAGTGGAAAAATGTGTATGGTAACTAGTGGAGAAGCACAATAATAACAACATAAAAATGGCGATGAAGGAGAAAAAAaactgaaaaaataaataaaatttagatagaaataataatacaatattaaatatgttttggacttttagaaaatattttttttaaaaaaaatataaattattttggtcagtcaataaaaaataaaagtaaaaaattatggctcaaattttgattaaaaaataaataaaaattaccaaccaaatatatctttaataggaaaaaaaataaaattatcacaaaatttaactttaacacgtaaaaacttaaaaataataaagttTAGCTTTgatatacaaaaataaaataaaataaaataaaaatggttGGTCAAAtctaaaaaatcaaaaattattGACAAATCTAGTTTActagtaaaaaattttaaattaacaatcaaaacaaatcttgattTTAACCGTAACTTTAAATATTTAACATCTAAACGCCTACATTTAGGCCGGGCCAATGTAGGGCGGCCGACCTAGAGTCATATGCCAGGTTGAACCTGATCCAGCACGCTAATAAAACGAGCTGAATAGACCCATTTTGACAACTCTACAATTCATGCACATCAAAAGCTTTTACAGACAGAATCTGGCTGCATATAAATCATGGCTTGACCCATATAAATCTGGCTGCAATTCTCATTCTAAAGATCCAGCTCTGTAGGACGCCGGAAACGCATCTATATAGATCCACAGAATCTAGCACAAGCCGTTCGGATACCAACTTCATATGTAACTTTGATAACTTGTCTTTTGCATTGCATAGGCATCAATTGAAGGGAGGGCAATTAGTTGGTTTCTTGGTGTTTGGATGTGATACAGGCACACGTGCAGAACACAAATGGTCCTCCGAAGGTCAGATTTCTCCATCTTCTCATACAAAGTTTCAGCTACCAACTGTACGCACGCACATCCACAATTAGATTTTCAAACTTATTGACCAGGTCATAGTCAGAGCCCATGCCAAAACTAGATTCTCATGAATCCATGTGCTCACAGCATCCTCCACCGTGAAAATTGACCAAGTCCTTCGTGCGAAACTTGAGCACTTGAATCCACAAAAACCAAGTCTGTAATAAACAGATCTAACAACATGAAAAAACCAGGTCTTGCTTTTCCCCACAACTCATCGTTATCGCCGGCAAGAAGCTTAGAATTTGCCGAGGGCGTGGTGTAAGAATTCTCCATGTGTACACGGTCCAGCGTGCCAGTGTATCCAGAACCAGATAGAATTTAACAATATGCAGTTGAATCTCTGAATCTTTTCGATCAATAGGGATTGGTGTCATCACCTCCCAATTGCTCGACCATGGCAGGGTTAAAGGTCTCCCAGAAGCATCACAGGCACATCAACAACCCCTTCCCTTCCACCCCTAAGCGCCTGCCTTTCATCCGTGGAAGCCTCTATTTCGATCAGGACAAGCTGTTGCAAGACCAGAGTTTTTGTATTGGGCAGGACTTCCAGCTTTCTTGGAGCGCAAGAAATGGTGGCCATCTTTCAATCTCACACCGAACTCAGCCGAGCCGAAGCGTATGGTCTACAATCCCTGGAGAGGCGTTTATTTCGGCAGCAGCAGTTCAAAGTCATGCCGAGGAAAGCAGAGGTTCCTTTGTTATCCATGATCGTGATGCTTATTTCATCTGCAAGCACCAGACAATAGAAGAAATAAGAGTTATTCATGAGACGGACATTCAAAAGAAGCCCAGCGATATTTTTCTCACATCTGGGTTTCCAAATTCAAGCAATGAAGACATTCGTGAGTTGGTAGAGGAATCAAAATTCCCTATTCTGATGATCGCAGGAAGGGTCTTCAATCAAAAGACTAACTCAACTGCTAAGAAGAACTTGGGGAAGAAAAGATTGAGATTTGGTTGTTCCAGGAAATCTTCACTTGTTGCAAGGTATTGGTTTCTGCTTGAGCAAAAGAGTAAGAATCAAATTGGGTTTCATCTCAAGTTTGGCGAATTCGATCAGAAATGCAGTCCTGGCATCATATACAAAACGAGTATAAAGATCTCCAGGTGGAAATTAATTCGAATGAGGTGCCAGTGGCTCACCTGTATGTCAAGTAATAAAGGTTTTGTTGCACTTTCATCGCATGATGAACAAGAGGGAAAGAAGGGAATTGTCACCGAGTTCAACAAAGTTTTCATCACATATGCAAGCGATAAAGATGAGAGGTTTTATGGTTTCGGTGAGCAGTTTTCCCATGTCGAGTTCAAAGGAAAGAGGGTGCCAATTCTGGTGCAGGAACAAGGTATAGGACGAGGAGATCAACCTATCACCTTTGCTGCCAATTTGGTTAGTTACAGGTACTACTACCAGCCATAATTTGCTGCAGTATTGTAATGAAATGGAATCACAGAATTATAAGTTCTACTTTTTACATTGTCAGATCAGGAGGTGACTGGAGTACAACTTATGCCCCTTCTCCTTTCTACATTACCTCAAGAATGAAATCCCTTTACCTTGAAGGGTACAATTACTCAGTTTTTGATCTCACAAAGGTTGACAGGATACAGATTGAGGTAGTTGAACCTGAAAACATCTATGACATTTTTAATATATTGGTAGCATGCTTACAAAACCATTATCAATGTCAGAGTTGAGTTTTTGTTTTTCAATGATAAATCTTATTTATGAGCAAGCTTCTCGTTATCTTTGCAAAGAAACGAAAATTGTTTTAGGGGAATAAAGTCAAACCACATGAGCAGTGAGTTAGTTAAATTCTTTGTTTCTTGCAAGTAAGCAACATATCTGATCCATAAATAAACTTCATATCTTCTGTCGTAAATGAGTAATCCTTTGTTCATGATTACAATCGTGACCATTTGGCTTTCTGAGCAGTGacaatttattcttatttttattataGATACATGGAAATTGTGCTCAGGGAAGAATACTGAATGGAAATTCACCTGTTGAGCTCCTTGAGCTTTACACAGAGACGATAGGAAGACCCCCCATACTTCCAAACTGGATCATTTCTGGAGCTGTTGTTGGCATGCAGGGAGGCACGAAAGCTGTCCACACAGTATGGGATCAATTACAACAATATGATGTTCCAATTTCAGCATTTTGGTTGCAGGTGATTGAACTGCTAATAAAGTATGCTCACTTTATTCTTAAAAGAAGTACATATAATTCTCAAGACAACTTTAAAAGTTCAGACTCAACCAGGTTACACTATCAATGAGTTCAATCAAGACATCATCATCTAGGTTGGAAACGTGCACAGCCAtatataaacaaacaaacaacaaACACAGAAGATTCCTTTGGAGATGAGAAGAAGTTGCAACTAATAGAACCATAAATTTAACAACAGAGGTCGAGGAAGTTTATCTTAAACTGTGGGTAATATATGTCAGACGGGTATCCTTGTATGTTTCATAATATCAATGATAAAAGTGTGGGGGCTACCTAGGGTTATTCATTGAGGAATAATTCCTCCTAAACTAACACATACTCACTCCAATGAATAATAAAATTAGTGTACTCTGTCAAGATCTTTAGGAAGGGAGATGATTTATCACAATTCATTTGAATagtgaagttgattaaatatgtaTTTGCAGAATTATATTCAAGCTGTATAGTTTGGAATTGTACTAATCACAATCCATAAAGAAGTTGAATCATTTGACCAACTCAAATCTATTTGAGAAATTTGGATTTTAGACACAGACAGATCTTGCTTAGCAAGGATTACTAGATTAAATTTGATACTATTCGACATGAACTCTTTACTAGACCACTACTGCATATCTGATACAGTGACATACTAATAAAGATTTTAGCTTTAGATTTGAATATTCACGGACATATGTTCAAATTAAGAGAAACACAAGATAAATTAGAATAATCACTAATGACAAGCTGGAACTTTTAATGGGGTGATGAATATTagtaattaaacattaaaaactAATTGCCTTAAAACGACACGgattcatattttttttcatgATGTTGATTAAAAGTTAGATGATCATCTTGCAGGATTGGGTCGGCAAGAGAGAAACTGTAATTGGGTCACAACTTTGGTGGAATTGGGAAGTTGATGAATGCCATTATGCCGGATGGAGAGAGCTAATAGATGATTTTCGTGCTCATGATATTAGAGTGATGACATACTGCAATCCTTGCCTTGTTCCGGTAGATCACTTGCTTACTGGGTCTACTCAAATGAGTAACACATTCATTTATTAGTTCCCTGAAAAATGAGATAACTTGCAGACTGATGAAAAACCAAACAAATACAAAGACCTGTTTGAAGAAGCAAAGAGATTAGATATTTTAGTCAAAGACAAAGCTGGCAGAACATACATGATACCAAATACAGCTTTTGATGTCGGAATGTTGGACTTTACCCACCCAAAAGCAAGCAGTTGGTTCAAGAAGATTCTTCATGAAATGGTGGATACTGGAATTAGGGGCTGGATGGCAGATTTTGGTGAAGGATTGCCTTTAGATGCTTACCTGTATGCAGGTACTTGTGATGTTCGTTTATCATAATAGTTGCATATAGTTCAATGGCAGAATAACTTCCAAGTAGACTTACCAAATGGTTGGACATGCATTATATATGATTAATAGATCATTACTTTGATTTCACTTAATCTTTCAACATGCCAACTGACCAACTGCATCTACTCTTCACGTAGATGAAGACCCTATTCAAGCTCATAACAGGTATCCTGAACTTTGGGCCAAGGTCAATAAGGAATTTGTGGACGAGTGGAAATCAGACAATGATACTAACGGGAGAGACCCAGAAGAAAGCCTGGTCTTTTTCATGCGTGCAGGTTTTAGAGGTAGTCCCAAATGGGCTATGCTATTTTGGGAAGGTGATCAAATGGTAAGTTGGCAAGCCAATGATGGAATAAAAAGCAGTATAACAGGCTTGCTCAGTAGTGGAATTTCAGGTTTTGCCTTCAATCATAGTGATATAGGAGGCTACTGTGCAGTAGACATACCTATTATCAGGTATCAGAGAAGTGAGGAACTTCTCATTCGCTGGATGGAACTAAACGCATTCAGTGTAGTATTCAGAACACATGAAGTAAGCATCACAAGTTTAAGCTATAAGGAAACTCACTCCACCAATAAGTCCAAGCAATACTGATGCAGGTTAGCATGTGCAGGGAAACAAGCCAGCCTCAAATTGTCAGTTCTACAAGAACAACAACACATTATCTCATTTTGCTCGTTGTGCCAAAATCTACAAAGCTTGGAAGTTTTACCGAATCCAACTAGTAAAGGTAAGGTCTCTTCCCATATAGTTAGATGATGCAAGAAAAGTTCCTTTCAATCTACATCTAATGCTGTCCTCTTCATGAGCTTTATCAGGAAGCAGCTCAGAGAGGCTTGCCTGTTGTCAGACATTTGTTCCTACATTATCCAGATGACAAGCATGTACAAAGTTTGACATATGAACAGTTTTTAGTCGGGACAGAGATAATGGTAGCACCTGTACTTGACAAAGCCAAAAAGGAGGTCAAGGTTTATTTCCCTACAACAGATGGATGCTCCTGGCAACACATTTGGAGTGGAAAGATCTTCACCAGGCCTTTCAATCATTCAGGGAATATACAAGGGCATGAAGCCTGGGTTGATGCTCCCATTGGCTACCCAGCTGTGTTTGTAAAATGTGGCTCTCATATTGGGGAAGAATTTCAAAGCAACCTAAGACTTCTTAAAATACTGTAAGAGTAATTTGTGTACCGTACAATTCATTTGTTCAATTAAtatcatttattttaattctctCAATAGTAAACTGAGTATTATCTAGAAAGCAATGTATCATTCCAGATCAGGATATCCATTCACAGAGAGAGTGCAATGATGTCGGTACAATACCAACTTTAAATTTAACTACTTAGATAAATATGGGTAtattaaaattgtaaaattatataattaattaaatttcaaaagtaataaatcatattagttaaatttaatcaacttataaTTTATATTGAATTCGATGaaccaaaatattaattttataatatttaatataattataaaataaaacttgATCAACCCTAAACCAATTCTCCCCATCTCCACCTCTAGCGTTGTGCTATGTCCTTCCCCTCTAGCCATTGTCCTTTACAATGTGTCCTTCATTGATGTTTCCTACATATCTCCCTCCACTGCATTGGCATTCCTCAACTTTCCTAGTACTAGTTGATTTCGCTTGAGACAATGCAACTAATCCACTAATGCTAAAACTATGTCAGCAAGGGCAGCATACCTACAAATAGCCAATATCAGTTCAATGCTAATTTCTATTAGGGGTTGAAACAAAACATTTCAACACTCAGGATCATGAGTTGAATACAGTTTCAATCAGGTTTATAGAGACTTCCACAAGGTCAGCAGCAGAGGATCtgctttaattttcaattttcatagAGGAGATGAGTACAATTCAAGTTAATCATTTAAGCCATGGAGATGGCATCCTGAAGCATCTCAAGGGGACACATTATTCTCATATGGATCTGAGCAAACTGAGAAAAGTCTCCTTGGTGGTATGCATAGATGTATAGTCCTCTCCACATCCAACAACATACAATGGAGGTTGTTCTAAGGAATATAGCATAGATAAAGTAAACGACCAAAGACTGAGAATATTACCGCATCCATCCAGAACAGCATCACCAGGTCATGCCCATTCCTCGAGCTTCATCAGCAGCCATTGAAACGTCATCAATGTTTCAGTTTTCCGGCCGTTCCCTTCCGGAGAGCACTGCTGCAGTCTGTAGCCTCGCCAAAACCATTGCCCTCCTCCCATCGCCCAGAGCGGAAACCACGACGAGGATCCACAGACCTGTATTCCGAGAAAAAAAAGAGGAGGAATATCAAACGATTCGAAATAAAATGCTCGTTTGATGTCTAGGGTTACCGCCGGACAAATCTTCTAACAATGCCAAAATGTTGTTGTTCCCATTTTTAATTTCTTCTCTGAAAACCACTAAATCTGGTTAATACCATGTCATTTTGGCATGCTCTTAGTTAATTCTACAAACGCTTCTGTCTTTGTGATAAAAGACGAATATGTTCATCTCCAGTACTCCTTTCAATTCGTCCCAAAGTCAACACGtacaaaagacgaatacgttcgTCCCCAGCACTCCCGTCAGTTCATTCCAAAGCCAACAGGTACAAACGCTTTGTCTTTGTACCATAACAAGAGAATATGATTCTcactcattttatttatttattaggtATTTAAATTTTACAATTCAATTAATTTCATATTCCCTCTAGTAAATAAATTGAAAAGTCCATTGTCCATAATGGACAATGTCTTTAGCTTTATCTTAGGTTTGTTATTCTATtagagaaaaaatattttttgtaacATTATTCAAGGTAAGGTTTGTtattttattagaaaaatttctaatgtTCTATAATACATCTTAGTTGAGACTCAAATTTTATATGTTCGATTAATCGTTAGAATGTTTAACTACTACATCAAAGTCTTAAGGATGAATTCTCTTGTCCGCAAATAAAGTCTCGAGGACAAATTTTTTGGTCTACAATTTATGAATCAAAGGATGATCCATTAAAAATATTGGTTGATTTTAGTGGATCCTATCTATTTACAAGTAAAGTCCATCAAAATCAATTAATTAGAATTTACAGACCATTCTTTGATCCGTAAATTATGGATCATAGAATTCCATCTGTAAAGTCTGGAGGCATGATTCTCATTTTCTTTTTAGTTGATAAAGACAAATTtgattttatagaaattttttatacTACTAAAATAAATCAAGAAATTCTTATAATAAGTGATTCATCGGTAATATTTTTAGGTCGACTgtgtattaaagaaaatttatatattaattcGTTGAGGTTAAAAATATCCGAGAAACTATTCTCACGTTTTTAGTTCATAGTCTATTGGGTTTAATGCATTTTGGATGTCTTTTGAtgattcatttaattttaatttcacccctataatttaatcaatttaaagatatttttgatatatttggAAATTAAATGGACATACAAATTTCACATTTGTGGACCTAGCGACTAGTCTGTCAGTCAggcatatttaattaattttaaaaaaatagaaaaaaaaaactacaataGAAAAGTCataaaaaatactttaatttaaaaactaataataaaatagaatGAGAGGGAGATATTTATAAAGTAGAATGGGGGGGAAGACATTTGTGGACCTCgccagaaaaaaaaaactaaaatataaaatgTATTGTTTGAGTGTTTGAATAGAAAACTGGGACAAGGACTCATTTCTTTCTAAGAAAATAAtcgataaaaatattttataattatttttcttaatttgtccTTTCTTATTTTTCCAAGCTAAATACGTTATTGATCACTCAATTAAAATTGAGAGTTGACTCATTAATTTAAGTGACGGCCACTTTCATTAGGTTTTAGGTGAGTGGACGCTGCCCACCTAATTATGAATTTTGCATAGCTTCCTTTCCGTAATCAACGTCCTCTCATCATAAATACAGTGAAGTATTGCAATTTATCAAGCAACCAACCATTCCAAATTTTTCCACCGCGCGCGATTGTTTTCCCAATAAGCACGCTCAGGCAGCCCTTCGCGGGACCAAAGTTCGCCATCATCACAAAGCCACTtttgaaaaaacaaaacaaaaattatCCACTCCAGTTGTTGTTGGCCTGCAGAACAAAAGTCACTGAACGCATTTCCACCTATCTAACGCTTTCAATTTCAAGTTTCAACATCACAAGTGGAGCACAGCATTCAAGGTCTAGCTATATATGTGATTAGATATAGTTTGATACAGTCATGATTAAGACATTCCTAGTGCCTTTAAATGATCATGTATGTCTCGATCATGAGCTAGTTAAAT
It encodes the following:
- the LOC122037546 gene encoding sulfoquinovosidase-like isoform X1, producing the protein MAGLKVSQKHHRHINNPFPSTPKRLPFIRGSLYFDQDKLLQDQSFCIGQDFQLSWSARNGGHLSISHRTQPSRSVWSTIPGEAFISAAAVQSHAEESRGSFVIHDRDAYFICKHQTIEEIRVIHETDIQKKPSDIFLTSGFPNSSNEDIRELVEESKFPILMIAGRVFNQKTNSTAKKNLGKKRLRFGCSRKSSLVARYWFLLEQKSKNQIGFHLKFGEFDQKCSPGIIYKTSIKISRWKLIRMRCQWLTCMSSNKGFVALSSHDEQEGKKGIVTEFNKVFITYASDKDERFYGFGEQFSHVEFKGKRVPILVQEQGIGRGDQPITFAANLVSYRSGGDWSTTYAPSPFYITSRMKSLYLEGYNYSVFDLTKVDRIQIEIHGNCAQGRILNGNSPVELLELYTETIGRPPILPNWIISGAVVGMQGGTKAVHTVWDQLQQYDVPISAFWLQDWVGKRETVIGSQLWWNWEVDECHYAGWRELIDDFRAHDIRVMTYCNPCLVPTDEKPNKYKDLFEEAKRLDILVKDKAGRTYMIPNTAFDVGMLDFTHPKASSWFKKILHEMVDTGIRGWMADFGEGLPLDAYLYADEDPIQAHNRYPELWAKVNKEFVDEWKSDNDTNGRDPEESLVFFMRAGFRGSPKWAMLFWEGDQMVSWQANDGIKSSITGLLSSGISGFAFNHSDIGGYCAVDIPIIRYQRSEELLIRWMELNAFSVVFRTHEGNKPASNCQFYKNNNTLSHFARCAKIYKAWKFYRIQLVKEAAQRGLPVVRHLFLHYPDDKHVQSLTYEQFLVGTEIMVAPVLDKAKKEVKVYFPTTDGCSWQHIWSGKIFTRPFNHSGNIQGHEAWVDAPIGYPAVFVKCGSHIGEEFQSNLRLLKIL
- the LOC122037546 gene encoding sulfoquinovosidase-like isoform X2; translated protein: MAGLKVSQKHHRHINNPFPSTPKRLPFIRGSLYFDQDKLLQDQSFCIGQDFQLSWSARNGGHLSISHRTQPSRSVWSTIPGEAFISAAAVQSHAEESRGSFVIHDRDAYFICKHQTIEEIRVIHETDIQKKPSDIFLTSGFPNSSNEDIRELVEESKFPILMIAGRVFNQKTNSTAKKNLGKKRLRFGCSRKSSLVARYWFLLEQKSKNQIGFHLKFGEFDQKCSPGIIYKTSIKISRWKLIRMRCQWLTCMSSNKGFVALSSHDEQEGKKGIVTEFNKVFITYASDKDERFYGFGEQFSHVEFKGKRVPILVQEQGIGRGDQPITFAANLVSYRSGGDWSTTYAPSPFYITSRMKSLYLEGYNYSVFDLTKVDRIQIEIHGNCAQGRILNGNSPVELLELYTETIGRPPILPNWIISGAVVGMQGGTKAVHTVWDQLQQYDVPISAFWLQDWVGKRETVIGSQLWWNWEVDECHYAGWRELIDDFRAHDIRVMTYCNPCLVPTDEKPNKYKDLFEEAKRLDILVKDKAGRTYMIPNTAFDVGMLDFTHPKASSWFKKILHEMVDTGIRGWMADFGEGLPLDAYLYADEDPIQAHNRYPELWAKVNKEFVDEWKSDNDTNGRDPEESLVFFMRAGFRGSPKWAMLFWEGDQMVSWQANDGIKSSITGLLSSGISGFAFNHSDIGGYCAVDIPIIRYQRSEELLIRWMELNAFSVVFRTHEVSMCRETSQPQIVSSTRTTTHYLILLVVPKSTKLGSFTESN